Proteins encoded together in one Rhipicephalus sanguineus isolate Rsan-2018 chromosome 9, BIME_Rsan_1.4, whole genome shotgun sequence window:
- the LOC119405792 gene encoding uncharacterized protein K02A2.6-like produces the protein MARILEGQEGVANMIDDILVYGRTRQEHDARLSQVLSRLAKAGITLNEDKCRFGVSEVSFLGVVVSAKGIRPDPSKVEAVKAMEAPTDVAGVRRLLGMVNHLARFLPHISDVTAHIRALLNKSASWVWQHEQEAAFKKVKELLTSDRCMAKYHPSFDEFVRGITFDVETDHLPLVSLLAKMEVDMLPPRIQRLRLKTMQYQFRMLHVPGKLIATADALSRITHKASTPVDTVELFAAQVVGCMSEVLPLRPEDVRQAQESDAECKALISFCQQGWPRKTKLPLHVSKYASVADELSVCDGILLKGPRIVIPSSLQPAVLTLLHEGHQGINRTKALARESVWWPGISADIASLVANCKQCASTRVNLAEPLVSTALPGCPWEFLGMDLFHLNGQTFLLVVDYYSRFPEVVTLRSTTARAVIDALKSIFARQGIPQDVRSDNGPPFLSQEFAAFAVSYGFNHATSSPHYAQSNGEAERMVRTVKDLFRKSKDPHLALLNYRDTPGVDGFSPAQLLMGRQLRTRVPMQNSQLHPNWPPRQDVVAKDVAYKRKQTDDYNRHHIARDLPPLQTGQRVWVRPDQVQATVLSPGQKPRSYVVETDRGGVVQRNRLHLVPFVPSASGEESLRTAAQQPSPPQQVLQKPQPANSMGPAIP, from the exons GTTTATGGACGCACCCGCCAGGAGCATGACGCCAGACTGAGCCAGGTGCTATCTCGTCTTGCAAAagcaggcatcacgttgaacgaGGACAAGTGTCGCTTTGGGGTATCCGAGGTCTCCTTCCTCGGAGTTGTCGTCTCAGCTAAGGGTATCAGGCCGGATCCAAGCAAGGTTGAAGCAGTCAAAGCTATGGAAGCTCCCACAGACGTCGCCGGTGTTAGACGACTGCTTGGAATGGTGAATCATCTCGCCAGATTCCTGCCACACATCTCGGACGTCACAGCACACATCAGAGCCTTGCTGAACAAGTCTGCGAGTTGGGTGTGGCAGCATGAGCaagaggcagcattcaagaaggtcAAAGAACTCTTGACGTCAGACAGGTGCATGGCCAAGTACCACCCGTC gttcgacgagtttgtCCGTGGCATCACCTTCGATGTCGAGACCGACCACCTGCCTCTCGTTTCACTTCTGGCCAAGATGGAAGTGGATATGTTGCCGCCTCGTATTCAGAGACTACGGCTCAAGACAATGCAGTACCAGTTTCGCATGCTGCACGTGCCAGGAAAACTGATAGCAACAGCAGATGCCttatcacgtatcacccacaAGGCATCCACTCCTGTAGACACGGTGGAACTCTTCGCAGCACAAGTAGTCGGCTGCATGTCGGAAGTCTTGCCACTCCGCCCTGAAGATGTACGACAGGCACAAGAATCCGATGCAGAGTGCAAGGCTCTCATCTCCTTCTGCCAGCAAGGTTGGCCACGAAAGACcaagctacctctgcatgtgtcGAAGTATGCCTCCGTGGCAGACGAGCTCTCTGTCTGCGATGGtatcctgctgaaaggccccAGGATCGTCATCCCATCATCTCTTCAGCCGGCGGTCTTGACGCTGTTGCACGAAGGCCATCAGGGCATCAACAGGACCAAAGCCCTAGCTCGGGAGTCGGTTTGGTGGCCGGGTATCTCAGCAGACATTGCCTCTCTCGTCGCCAACTGCAAACAGTGCGCTTCCACCCGGGTGAACCTTGCAGAACCCCTAGTCTCCACAGCTCTACCTGGATGCCCTTGGGAATTTCTTGGAATGGACTTGTTCCATCTCAATGGCCAGACGTTCCTCCTGGTGGTGGACTACTACTCGAGGTTCCCCGAGGTGGTGACCCTGAGAAGCACTACAGCTCGGGCAGTCATCGATGCTCTCAAAAGCATCTTCGCACGCCAAGGAATCCCACAAGACGTCAGGTCGGACAACGGCCCACCATTCTTGTCACAAGAGTTTGCGGCATTCGCAGTGTCTTATGGCTTCAACCATGCGACCAGTAGCCCACACTACGCCCAGTCAAacggagaggcagagaggatggtACGGACAGTCAAGGACCTGTTCCGCAAGTCCAAAGACCCTCACCTCGCTCTGCTCAATTATCGGGACACTCCGGGAGTCGATGGCTTCAGTCCAGCCCAGCTGTTGATGGGACGTCAGCTGAGAACCAGAGTCCCGATGCAAAACTCCCAGCTACATCCCAACTGGCCGCCTAGGCAAGACGTCGTCGCCAAGGATGTAGCCTACAAGCGTAAGCAGACCGACGACTACAATAGGCATCACATAGCTCGAGACCTGCCACCTCTCCAAACGGGTCAGCGTGTGTGGGTGCGCCCTGACCAAGTGCAAGCTACGGTCCTCAGTCCGGGGCAAAAGCCAAGAAGCTACGTGGTTGAAACAGACCGAGGTGGTGTTGTACAGCGCAACCGCCTTCACCTAGTGCCTTTCGTGCCTTCCGCCTCCGGTGAGGAATCGCTGCGAACAGCTGCACAGCAACCATCGCCACCGCAGCAAGTTCTTCAGAAACCTCAGCCTGCCAACAGCATGGGACCTGCGATCCCCTAA